Proteins encoded in a region of the Natronorubrum halophilum genome:
- a CDS encoding alpha/beta fold hydrolase: MSRVLRDGVSIHYEYDESEGDGTPVVFVQGLGYGRWMWRWQREAVADTFDVIAPDNRGTGQSDTGLPPLIPRLPRKLRAPLIFKFAGYSIGGLAADLEAVLDDAGIREAHIVGASLGGMIAQRYALEYTRAKTLTLCCTSHGGPDAVPIPEETREFIFDVPKGASEREKLRHRMRPAFNERFTNRNPHLMDRILEWRLEQDALDPAREAQAAAALNFDVSDRLDGLRVPTLILHGTDDRVVPATNGTLLKEAIPNARLERFEGGSHCFFIEDAERVNEELLAFLDEHE, translated from the coding sequence ATGTCACGGGTGCTACGAGACGGCGTGTCGATACACTACGAGTACGACGAGAGCGAGGGCGACGGAACGCCGGTCGTCTTCGTGCAGGGACTGGGCTACGGTCGATGGATGTGGCGCTGGCAACGCGAGGCCGTCGCCGACACCTTCGACGTTATCGCGCCGGACAACCGCGGGACGGGCCAATCCGATACCGGACTGCCACCGCTCATTCCGCGCTTGCCGCGCAAACTTCGCGCGCCGCTGATCTTCAAATTCGCCGGCTACTCGATCGGCGGGCTCGCGGCGGACCTCGAGGCGGTCCTCGACGACGCGGGCATCCGCGAGGCGCACATCGTCGGCGCGAGCCTGGGCGGGATGATCGCCCAGCGCTACGCGCTCGAGTACACCCGCGCGAAGACGCTCACGCTCTGTTGTACGAGCCACGGCGGCCCGGATGCCGTGCCGATCCCCGAGGAGACCCGGGAGTTCATCTTCGACGTTCCGAAGGGCGCGAGCGAACGGGAGAAACTCCGCCACCGGATGCGGCCGGCGTTCAACGAACGCTTTACGAACCGGAATCCGCACCTGATGGATCGAATCCTCGAGTGGCGACTCGAGCAAGACGCCCTCGATCCGGCGCGCGAGGCCCAGGCCGCTGCCGCCCTGAACTTCGACGTCAGCGATCGCCTCGATGGGCTCCGAGTCCCGACGTTGATCCTTCACGGGACCGACGACCGGGTCGTCCCGGCCACCAACGGCACGCTGCTCAAGGAAGCGATTCCGAACGCCCGACTCGAGCGCTTCGAGGGCGGCTCCCACTGCTTTTTCATCGAGGACGCAGAGCGCGTAAACGAGGAACTGCTGGCGTTTCTCGACGAGCACGAGTGA